Genomic segment of Coffea arabica cultivar ET-39 chromosome 1e, Coffea Arabica ET-39 HiFi, whole genome shotgun sequence:
CTTTGTAGAAAAGCCCCTCAATCAAGTCCTTTAGTAGGGGATTCATTCCATTAGGGATATACAAGGGGTTATTAACAATATACGAAAAGTGCAAATCTCCAATTACAAATAACTATAAAAACCAGTAAATGAACAAGGCACAAAAAGAACAACAAGCATTCCTGTTCTTTACAGGACATTTTTACGTGAGGAGGCAGTGGGAATACATTATCATGCGTGTGAACCCAACTACCAACATGTTAACAACTTTGGTATGATAGGTTGAACCTAATTATACCCAAAAAAAGATGTAAATACATAGGACCAAGTACTTTTGTAAGTATGCAGAAATGAAGCCTCAGGTCTAGCATATTTCAGCATCAATCATACAACTACTTAAACAGCACTCTGGTGTGGTAAAATTAGGAATCCCAGCAGAGCAGCGAAGTTCATTGTTATCATCCTAAAAGTAAAAGTAGGTTAAGAGAACATATATAACAAACCAAAATTAGAATGCAAAGCtataaaataaaacaacaatCACCGGTCACAAAAACAAACCCACCATATTGCTCGATAGGAGATCCTCGCAATCCAACAAAATTGGAGGGTTATTTCTAACAAAGAAAAGGTATCAAGAATGTGCtataacaaaaagaaagattatttcttactttattgtTTGGCATTTTTTTGGTCtagagaaaaaaattttgtctTAATTAATCTTTCTTATGTGCCTTACTGAAAGGCATTTATAGGTGTGCACAAAACCACCTTAGTGGAACATGATTAGACAttctggaaattcttcaacAACCACACAACAAAAATAACCTTTTTCAAATACTGTCTTTCTGGTGATAACTGCGCATGACATACAAGATGAAAAAGCTACAATCAATTAAGTGAGACAGAGCTCTATACAACAACATCCAGATGTCAGTGTGCAAGCATAGACACATAGTTCTTCTACCAAGTAAGGATCCACCTTAGTGTAAAAATATTGCGAAAACTGCAGTGCATTACCTTAACAACCTAATTAACACTAAAATCACCAATCTTCACAATCCCAGAAACAGCTACCAAGAGATTATCAGCTGTAATATCACCATGCACTACAATCTGTGAAATTGGAAAGAAATTAGTGCAAAACATTAGAACATTTTAATGTTAAGCAAACAATATAGAAGACAAAAGCTTAGGTTAAGTTGAATACGTAAGACATCATAGGAGAATACAAATGGTCATTTTCTTCAGCAAATTATAGGCACATAAGCAGGTGAAATAATTTACAAGAGCACTCAAGTTTTGAGACTTCAATCTTACCAGAGTCTCAGATGAAGGTAAGAATATCATAAACTATCTACATCAGAACAACATCatcgaaaaaaaaatttcctaaaTGATTCAACTTGCAAAATTATTTGAGGTAATCCATAAGCTTAAGTAGCAGTCCGTCAAAGGGGAAGAGCTTATATTGCCTTATAGGCAATGCAATAATTAAGAAGAATACAGACTGTAAAACCATGTAAAACGCACAATTGGCAAGGGTAGTCTTAACACAAGCTAGGATACCACCgaataataagaaatttttgtGATTACATCTCTAACAGACCTTAATCGGGATGCAACAATATGCATTGGCAAGTAGAAGACAAAAATGGAAATCCTATCCCTTACAATGCTTGGTAGTGAACAAAACTGAAATATGATCATCAACTATTACTAAGAAGCTCTATTTTGGATGGCTTTGAGCTCAAAACTACCACAAAGAAGATTAACATCTACTTCATGCACAATGGATTAGCAGTCAAAGGTATTTCAAAGCatgtcaaaaaacaaaaaaaaatcgatTTTAGTGAAGAAGCCTTGGgctggcaaaaaaaaaaggcataaaTAAGTAGCAAGGATTAGTTTTTCATCGAGTAATTTGTGCAACCACAAGTATCACagcaaaactttaaaaaaatggaaaagtcaTTTTCATGCAAGGGAAGAATAACATTGTAATGGATTGGACCAGTTAGTTAGCTTAGAGTAAAAAAAGTGAACATATAAGatcaataaaaaatgaaaagtccTTCTCTTACATttgcatgaagaatgaagatacATCAACCCATAAATTATATCTCGAAAATGCTTCCGTAATACACTTTCTCTAAGACCATCAGGCGAGCCAACAACTTTAAAGGGCCATTTGCCTTCCACAAACTCCGAAACTGAACAAGAAATATATAGAAGTGGTCAACCAAACTACCCACATAATAAACATAAACATTCAGACATAAATTCATAACGGCAAAGAAAGATGAAGAGCAACATCTTGTAAAGGCCCCTATGTTAGCTTTGTATTTCGACTTTTGCCCTCACTGATTTGTTGGAATTTATGGAACGCGAGAAATAAGTTTATTTTTTAGGGGAAGCTGCTGACTGTGAGACATGTCTGTGACCGAGTTTTTATTGAGCTCCGAGAGAGATTCAACATTCAGTTCCAGGAGATTAGCCTTCCCTGCTCGTCGTGGCCTATTTTCTTTGATGCAGTAGCAGGGTGGAGAAGTGTTGTGCATGTGCTGCAGGTTAGATGGTGGCGCCCGGTGCAAGCGGTTGTGAAGTTAAACTCAGATGGTTGTTCAAGGGGCAATCCTGGGAGAGTGGAGGGGGAGGTTTGTTTAGGGATAGCGATGGGAGGGTCCTGGTGGCATTCTCCTGTTACTTTGGGGAGATGACCAGCTTACAAGCAGAGGTGAAAGCGTTGCTTCATGGGGTACGGTTAGGTGTCGCACGAGGACTAGCCAATTTTCATGTGGAGTCTGACTCGTTAGTTCTTATCCAGATGTTGCAGGGGAGAGCCAAGTGGCCGTGGGTGGTGCAGAGGGAGTTACAAGAATTGGCGGGTTATAGTCATCTCTACACCGAGATATCACATTGCTTTTTAGAAGCGAATAAACCAGCGGATAGGCTTGCTAAGCTTGGGGCGGATTTTGGGGAGTCAGTAGTGTATGACTCCGTCCTTGACCTTCCCCGTATGGCTAGAGGAGATGTTACGTTGGATAGGTGGGCTAGTCCTAGTTTCCGTAGGGGTAGAATTAAAGGGTAGCTTTGGCTGTTTGGGCACGCAGGCGCAAGCTTGAAGGGGTGCGTCTCGCAATGTATTTTGACTCCTTTTAATAATAAACAAAggttttttctaaaaaaaaaaaaaaaaagagcaagtgCTTTATTTCAAGAACATTGATATGTTTTTGCTAGTTTCATCCTTTAAAAGGAGAGGGTTGGAGATGCAGAGGGAGTGAGAATAcccatttttagaaaataacctTATGGAACCTAACttcaaaagggaaaaacaaaattcacaaaatcacATGAGGATGGCAGGGGAAATTTCCAAATTATGTACTTTCTGCATCACAACATCACACAAGGGGAAAAAATTAGACAACTAAACTCGTAAATAAtaggagaaaaaagaagaaccAAAACGCTAATAAAGATGCTCTggaaaaaggaagcaagaagagtttttgaagccaaaaaaaaaaaaattccagctagtattttgattttgttgtcgtccatcagaaagaaaaaaacttgtaaataataggaggaaaaaaaactaaaagactAATGAAGATGCTTTGGAAGAAAGAAGCAAGAagagtttttgaagaaaaaaattccAGCCAGTTTTCGATTTTGTTGTCATCCatcaaaaagaaaatgaagaaagaaaaacatgagCTTTCTTCATGATGCAGAACAAGGACAAGATGAAAGAGAAAGTAAAGGTTGGAAAGAGGAAGTCAGATGGCAAATGAAAGGAGTGAAGAAAAGACGCGCTTGGCAGAGAAGGAAGCAGGTAACCTTCTCCAATCAATCACGTCACGTCTGTgttttccaacaaaaaaaaaaaagtgaagtacCACCAAACTTGCCACCAATTCACTTTTGCCACGTCACCAGGAAGCCAATCACCTTACGTCACATGGGCAAACAACCAAATATTACATGGCTAGGTTCCTTCACTCTACCACTGGAAACCAAGTAATAATAACTTAAAACAAAAACACATTTTCGGACGAACACTCTCCAGCAAATCACATGTCGCCACATCAGCAACACGAGCACCCTCCTGAGGAATGGCATTCCCCCTTTTTTATATATGTTAATAATTAATAAGGGTCTCTCTAATCGTGAAAAGTGGTGGGCGTATTCACTTATAGTAAAGGAACTAGAAGGAGGCATAAACCGTGCGTGACGTAGTCGGAATGCCCCTCCATATGCCTAGGCAGTAAGTATATACAGTGGTAAAAATATATGTAATTGATTAATTTATGAAATTACAAGTCTTTTCAAGAATTGAACAGATTGTAATGATTGCATTAGCGCAAATCTAAAAAGTACAAGAAACACGATTAATGATAGGAACACAATTTGATTTTGATCAAGTACATTGAGAAACTTGCTAGATCATTAAAATTATTTCTCTATGCTCTACTTGTATGCTTTTCACATGCCTTGCCTGTATCATGAAGGTCTACCCTTTTCTTCCCGAAAACAAATGATTGTTATTAATAACAATGAATTTTACAACGAACAAACAAAGGTTCAACTCCACTATACGAAAAGTGCACCTTTGACCCTTATGATTTAACCATTCCTCATCATGATGTATGCCTAAAGTATAAGTAACCACTCCTGcatatattcatttttttttaaagtacagATATTCATATTATCTTTCAATGCCAAATGAAAGAAGCACCAATCTCAAACAGTGTGCGTCTTCCAACAAGGTTGACATTCTGATGTCCTTCCCTTCAACACACCAAAAAAATACATCCTGATGTCCATGGTCTTCTTGAATATTAAGGAGGCCAATACTTTCCATATCACAAGCAGATTCTGCCATTAAAATGAAACATCAAAATATCAAAGAGATGATATAGCAATAATATAATAGCTATTAAgggtaaaaattaaaattttcaacttcCAAGTATTCTAATGAAATTAATTCAAGAGATCATCAAAGCTAATGTGTCAAACGAACACAAAGCAATataacaaaaaggaaaagacacACAAACCAAAGATAAAACAAAAGCCATAAAAGTAGAGGATCTAACAAGATAAGCAGACAGAATTCGCAACCAAAAAAGCTAAAACTTTCTAAACAATGAATAAAAAGTAGTGCCTCACATAATCAAATGAATGTATTCAAAGGATCAACtacacaaaaacaaaaaagcatgGAGTATGAAACATATGATTGAATAAAAGAAGGGAAAGGAAGAAACTTTGAAAGTTGAAAAGATGCATATTGATTCGATAAATCTagaataagaaaaaaaaggtaaagaaGTAGCTTTTGGTATGTACTAGAATCATATTTACTTGACTTTGTTAACATATACAACTATTTGTGTATTAAATATGAATGATGCAGCTTGAACTTAGAGCATACTACCTTCACTGTGAACAAAATAGATTAGAAGTTATACAGGTATTATCTTCACTTAAATAGAAATTTTCAGTTATCTGCTTAGATCCCCATTAAACCAAAAGTTTAAACGCGACTTCAGTTAAAACCCATtaatagaatcaagaaagagctgtCAAATACCAATGAAAAGATCTTCTCAAGTCAACACAAGCTCAAAATCCTAAATGAAATCCAATCCTATATAGGATTGTTAATGAATATACTATCAAATAGCTTAGGATTACTCAAATTTCCAATTTGTAGTCCATCATAATCTCCAATGAACAAATAGAAAGCAATAAAACCATTATGTGAATGCACAAGTCGAACACAAAATCTTTAATTTCATTACTATCAAAAATTCAAGGCCAATCTAGTTTAAGTACCAAAtacaaaattttaatcaaaataattgaattaaaatagCTAAAACTTGGATAAAACTTCTCATTACCTCCTTATCATCCCTGACATTGAGGACTAATCTTCCATCAAAATGCCTTTATTTTATCACCTACTGCATCTGCATTGCAAGGAGATAAACTTAATAAATTACTAACTGAAAACTTAAACCCTAAACAATGAAGACATAGCACATATATAGTAGACACAGGCAACActctataaacacatagcatatATCAATAAGAATGCTATCATGCTCTCATTTGCAAAATGAGGAAAAAAAACCAAATATAGAACAAAGGCTCATAAATCAAATGCCTTAAAATAGCAGCAAACTTATAAGGACAGAGTACTAAACTGCAACTAGCTACAAAACAAAAAGTAGGAGAAAAAACTGAGAAGCCTAATAACCTGTGAAGGCAATTAAAGGCGAGGAATGGTTTTATTGATAGTTGATTCTGTCACAAAAAAACACAAATAACAATTATGTTATTTGCTTAGACAAGTACATAAAGAAACAATCACTTTTGTGCAAATATGGTAACTCTCAAGTAACAATAGTCACCATATTCATTTGAACATCCTTAGGAAAAAAAAGGCCCAAAAGAATAGTAAGCAAATTCCAGATAACTGCAAGCAAATGGACACCCTCtatattttgaccaaaaaaaatggaCACCCTCTATAACACTCTAAATGTAGccactaaaaaaaaagaagcgaTAATAGACAATTACAATTATTAACAATAAGCATAGAATGATGGATAGGTTGAAGAGATGGGGCATATCACTTTCAATGGAATTCCTAAATCTTGCTTATATTGATGCATATAATGAATGATACTTACTGGTGGGATGTAGGATCGgttagagtaggagtaggagtaggtATAGGGTAGATAATTgacgattgacaaaaaaaactGGTGGGATGTGTACATTTACTTGAGGatataattaataaaatttttactttgcttcaaaaaataaatcacAGAAAATCCAGTAACTATGCCAAAAAAAGTGATTCAAATGCAATATACccgtaaaataaaaaaaagacacCAAATGATAGGAGAGGGTGCTATAAACTATTTTGCATATGATTTATACTTTATAATAACAACTTACCTCATTAATCACGACTCAAATTTTCTAATAGATTAATATGGTACTGTTTGATTGCCTTACAAAGTTATATCACAAAAATATGAATGTCTCCCATTTTTGTAgataaaaaaagaggaaaaatataTCCAAAAACAAAGTAAATTAGCAGTATGAagattaaaccaaaaaaaacctgaaagaaacaaaaagagatAATACTGAGCAATAAAATAACAAAGTATTCTCACTCAGATGAAAAAGGGAAGAAGgagcaaaatgaaaataaatggAAAGAAAGTTTCACCTTGAAACTCCTCTACCTTTGAAAGTGGAATTTGGTTGACTCTACACTACATCAAGAGAATTGTAGAGAAACAATTATTAGAAAGTATAAGAACATAAAAATATACGACAACCTTGTGcggcaaaaaaaaattgtagagaATAATCAAAGAAGGCCATATTTTTGTGATAgttaagaaaaaaatggaatGTAGAGAAAAGGTACAATTATCTTTAAATCATTACCTATGTCTTTAACTGCGTACGGCCACATATTCTTGGGAGCTTTAGATCCAAACTAATTCTAAGGAAAAGAATGAGAGAAAACATAAGACCGAttctaaggaaaaaaaatgagagaaaagataagctaaaaaagtaagaaaagagGGGAGATGAATATATTTACAGATTCTTAGGTATGATCCGCTTGTGGTTATAAAATCAAATCCAAAAATCTTTCCATCAGATCACCCACAAGATTCCATCACTGgctgttcatatgaaattaggAACGACTAATAGCAATATTCATAGTGAAGCCATTGAGCGAATGTTCTAGTGAAAATCCGCTCCCAGATAGGCTGTGGTTTTactttttagggttaattttggAGAGAGCAACGAAAGAAGCAGAAAGAGAAAGAGCGGCGCCTCCAATTTTAGAAGACCAAAAAAAGAAGGTAGATAAAAGTGTGGCAGAGTTCATGCCACTTGTTTAGGACACAAGCACAGCGCACATAATGATGTCAAATTACCTTCAATATGTTGATAAAGCAAAACAACGTCGTACCAATTATTCAGCTCACATGCACAGCACACATGATGATGACGAAGACGAAACTCGAGCAAAGAGCCATTTGGCTCTTATACTATTTATGTTGAAAAATGTACgctatttttatattttaatttctcCCCTTGATCCAAATATCAGTTGAGATCTTTTAGCCAATGGCATTCTAATATTCTTCACTTATTTCTCAAACATTGCAATCGTAATGTCTTGGTAAATAAATCTGCCAGATGATTGCTAGATTCGATCTGTAGTAAattaatttcataattttttttagatcATGAGTAGcaaaattttggtgaaatatgtTTCACCCTTTCTCCTTTAATGTATCCTCCTTTCAATTGAGTTATGCAAGTTACATTATCTTTATATAACGTAATATGAGAATTTTCTCCTTTAGAGGATAGCCTAC
This window contains:
- the LOC113691464 gene encoding uncharacterized protein: MVAPGASGCEVKLRWLFKGQSWESGGGGLFRDSDGRVLVAFSCYFGEMTSLQAEVKALLHGVRLGVARGLANFHVESDSLVLIQMLQGRAKWPWVVQRELQELAGYSHLYTEISHCFLEANKPADRLAKLGADFGESVVYDSVLDLPRMARGDVTLDRWASPSFRRGRIKG